Genomic segment of Cytobacillus suaedae:
GCAATTAGGGCATAAATAAGTATGTATCGGTCTATTTCTTAGTTTTTTTGCTTGACTAGATTCATCTTCGATATTATTAATTTGATCACATAATACACATTTAACTCTCATTTCTTACACTCCTATATACCTATCCAATTATACATTGTGGATCGATTTTCTTTATTTTTCAGTATAGCATGAAATGATAATATTCAATAACGATTGTTTTATCTTTTGTAAAAAAAAGGTATGATATAAATTATAGAAAAGCTCAGTAGGAGGAGAATTGATGGCA
This window contains:
- a CDS encoding YlaI family protein, giving the protein MRVKCVLCDQINNIEDESSQAKKLRNRPIHTYLCPNCNKRIEERTNERIATGKFKLYRKKVKKDDLF